In Amphiura filiformis chromosome 2, Afil_fr2py, whole genome shotgun sequence, one DNA window encodes the following:
- the LOC140142026 gene encoding uncharacterized protein, with the protein MTRSKSKKGHANIGSAVKPKLTVKHASESASEDDLTEHKLSPEDVAQATRPSTESAKYTELSELPSSKDNHHSLGCELPQSSNQVSQERNAYQQPTGSSGVPQGSIQGPPISKSPACFELNVLLQGLQDVKWTPSKPIKDIDARGDIMTMKDYAKDFYAYLQMVEKKCVCPADYLCSPEPGMPTSSMRSVLLDWLMQVQHEVCVAGLAYASTCMSVCLS; encoded by the exons ATGACAAGGAGCAAGTCAAAGAAAGGTCATGCAAATATAGGCTCAGCTGTAAAGCCTAAATTAACAGTTAAACATGCATCAG AATCTGCATCAGAAGACGATCTCACAGAACACAAGCTATCACCAGAAGATGTGGCACAAGCCACTCGTCCTTCCACCGAATCAGCCAAATATACTGAGCTTAGTGAGCTACCATCCTCCAAAGATAACCACCATTCATTAGGTTGTGAATTACCACAAAGCTCAAACCAAGTTTCACAGGAAAGAAATGCATATCAGCAGCCTACAGGAAGTTCGGGTGTGCCGCAAGGTTCAATTCAGGGTCCACCAATATCAAAGAGTCCTGCTTGTTTTGAACTCAATGTGTTGTTACAAGGTTTGCAGGATGTGAAATGGACACCATCTAAACCAATCAAGGACATCGATGCCAGAGGCGATATTATGACAATGAAAGATTATGCAAAGGACTTCTATGCATATTTACAG atggttgaaaagaaatgtgtaTGTCCTGCAGATTACCTGTGTTCCCCTGAGCCTGGTATGCCCACATCAAGCATGAGGTCTGTGTTGCTGGATTGGCTTATGCAAGTACAg CATGAGGTTTGTGTTGCTGGATTGGCTTATGCAAGTACatgtatgtctgtctgtctgtcctga
- the LOC140136483 gene encoding G2/mitotic-specific cyclin-B-like — MPTSSMRSVLLDWLMQVQAHLNLKDETLHLAARLIDKFQTRHPIDLDRFQLVGVGCLLLAAKYEERFAPEVALLVYLTDNSYTRQDIINMEGLVWKTLNFDLCWPTTMTFLRRVLQVIAVNKEITCSFMAVKSLSSYLVDLALLSNSMASFYPSETAAAAVRLALYVLCPDVPDVWNMTLTHYSNYTERQLSACISSFAELVTKGARSRCQAPAKKHGKSYESAKLIKHLPDSPIIMEFLNNETAV, encoded by the exons ATGCCCACATCAAGCATGAGGTCTGTGTTGCTGGATTGGCTTATGCAAGTACAg GCACACCTGAATCTGAAGGATGAAACACTCCATCTTGCAGCTAGACTTATTGACAAGTTCCAAACTAGGCATCCAATAGACCTGGATAGGTTCCAGTTGGTTGGTGTTGGGTGTCTTCTTCTAGCAGCCAAGTATGAGGAAAGATTTGCACCGGAG GTTGCTCTCCTTGTCTACCTTACTGACAATTCCTACACCCGACAAGACATAATCAACATGGAAGGTCTAGTATGGAaaactttgaactttgacctttgtTGGCCGACAACTATGACCTTTCTAAGGAGGGTATTGCAAGTCATAGCTGTAAACAAAGAG ATAACCTGCAGTTTTATGGCAGTGAAATCCCTTTCATCGTACCTGGTAGACCTAGCCCTGCTCTCCAATTCAATGGCAAGTTTTTACCCATCGGAGACAGCCGCTGCTGCCGTTCGCTTGGCATTGTATGTTCTATGCCCAGATGTGCCTGATGTTTGGAACATGACTTTGACACACTACAGCAACTATACCGAGAGGCAACTGAGTGCATGTATCAGTAGTTTTGCAGAGTTGGTGACTAAAGGGGCACGATCAAGATGTCAG GCTCCAGCTAAGAAGCATGGTAAATCCTATGAGAGCGCCAAGCTGATAAAGCACTTACCTGACTCACCCATCATAATGGAGTTCCTCAATAATGAG ACGGCAGTTTGA